The DNA segment TCCGCCCCCTGCAAGAACTGGGGACTAATTTTGCTAATGTACTGAACGCTGTTACCAAGACCAAAGAAATCCTGGATATTCCGATTTATGAGGGTGGAACGGACTTTCCCCAAAATCACGATATTGAACTTCGCAATGTCCGATTTTCCTATGACGGCAAGACCGATGTACTGCAAGGCGTCAACCTCAAAATCAATGACGGGGAACGCATGGCTCTTGTGGGACAGTCTGGTGCCGGTAAAAGCACTGTGATTGAACTGATCTCCCGCTTCTATGATGTGCAGGAGGGCGAAGTGCTGATTGGTGGAAAAAATGTCAAAGAGCTTGACTACGATACCATTCTGAAAAATGTAGCCATCGTATTTCAAAAGACATTCCTGACCCGTGACAGCGTTTTAGAAAATATCCGAATGGGCAGCAACGCCACTCTGGAAGAAGTGCGGGCTGCTGCAAAAGAGGCGCAGATTGACGATTTTATCATGTCCTTGCCAGATGGATATGACACGAAAGTGGGTAGCTTTGGCTCTCGCTTCTCCGGCGGTGAAAAACAGCGGATCGCGATTGCCCGCGCAATTCTGAAAAATGCACCTATCTTAATTTTGGACGAGGCCACAAGTGCCTCTGACCCGGAAAATCAGATGGAGATTGATAAAGCTATTCAAAATCTATGCAAAGGCAAAACAGTCATTGTAGTAGCACACCGTTTGAGTGCTTTGAAAATGTGCAACCGGGTGGCTGTGGTGGAAAATCATACAATTACCAGCGTTGGCACCCATGAGGAAGTTCGGAAGAACAACGCCTACTATCGAAATGCGTGGAAAGACTACGAGACAGCCCGGAATATCACTTATCAGTTGGAGGGAGGCGAGCAGCATGAATGAGCATGATGTATTGAAAAAAAAACGCAATTTCTATATTGGTGTCGGCGGAACCGTTCTGGAAGGACTTCTCTCCGGCAGCCTGTTTATGCTGCTTTACTCTGTTATGCAGTTTTTGTGGTCGGGTCAATTTGACATGAACCGCGTTCTGGCTCTGACCGGTATTATTGCAGTGGTTTTTCTTCTCCGTATCCTGATTTACAGCTACGGTTATACCAAAGCGCAGATTGGCGGTGCGGAGGTCAGTAAGAATATTCGGCTTTTTATGGGTGACCATTTGAAGCGCATCCCACTGTCCCGCTTTACGCAGGGGCAGACCGGCGATTATATCAACACCATCACAAGCGATGTAAACAACTACGAAAAAATCCTGACCCATAAAGTCGGAGATTTGGCAAAGAATTTTGCCCTGTCATTGATGTTGATTGTCTTTGTTGTGACGCTTTATGTTCCAGCTGGAATTATCCTGCTGATAGCAGACCTTCTTTTAATCCCCGGCCTGTGGCTTTCTTTCCGCATGGTACGGAAATATGGAAAAGAAAAGAACGATATTTGTGCGGAGAACGTCAGCAGCATTGTTGAATATGTTTCTGGTATTCAGACTTTCCGAGCTTATGGTGTAGGCGGTATGAAGAACAAAACCGTTATCAACGCCATGCGGGAGTTTTGCCGGATCAGCTTTATATACGAAGCAAAGGTGCTTCCCATTGGTGCGGGCTTTGGCATTTTAAGTTGGCTGTCCTGTCCGCTGGTTATCTGGTTGTCCTATGCACCTTGGATCGCAGGGACACTGAACACAGTAGACTACCTTTTGATTTGTATGTTACCCCTGTTTTGTGCAAAGTTGGCTAACTCGATTTTTGTAGACCTCACCAGTTATAAGAACCTGATGATCTCGAAAAACAAAATCTTGGGTGTAATGAATGAGCCGGAGGAAACTGGAAGCATGGAACCGCTTCACACAGCTACCCATGAAATCACATTTGACAATGTAGATTTTGCATATGTTCCCGGTGAACCGGTACTAAAACACGCCACCTTTACGGTACCAGATCAAAAGCTCACGGCCATTGTCGGAGACTCTGGCTCCGGCAAATCTACCATTTTGAACCTGATTGCAAAATATTATGAAGCAACGAGCGGGACGATTTCGATTGGCGGTAAACCCATTAACCATATTGCCGCAGAGCGTGTACTGGAACAAGTTTC comes from the Erysipelotrichaceae bacterium 66202529 genome and includes:
- a CDS encoding ATP-binding cassette domain-containing protein; the protein is MKQKKENRVALLLHWAGGQKIWLFLAILLSMCSGLCIIVPYIGIYRLMDATFNNACTKELVVQTVAMIAAAVTLRFALFGCSGVAAHKGAYGALFKVRCMVAEHMARAPLGALNERRTGDIKTVLNEDIEKLELFLAHNLPDLVCYLVGPVVIFIYLMTVNIPLALISLVPLILAVVVMGMMFRNTDDLMERANRSITTLNSVMIEYISGMKLIKAYNMGSKSFQKFSDAIQEENAMWNETSRRMGPPYAAFVVIIECGMLLMVPIGGMFFLKGSLAASAFLLFVYVGSMYLTEIRPLQELGTNFANVLNAVTKTKEILDIPIYEGGTDFPQNHDIELRNVRFSYDGKTDVLQGVNLKINDGERMALVGQSGAGKSTVIELISRFYDVQEGEVLIGGKNVKELDYDTILKNVAIVFQKTFLTRDSVLENIRMGSNATLEEVRAAAKEAQIDDFIMSLPDGYDTKVGSFGSRFSGGEKQRIAIARAILKNAPILILDEATSASDPENQMEIDKAIQNLCKGKTVIVVAHRLSALKMCNRVAVVENHTITSVGTHEEVRKNNAYYRNAWKDYETARNITYQLEGGEQHE
- a CDS encoding ATP-binding cassette domain-containing protein, coding for MNEHDVLKKKRNFYIGVGGTVLEGLLSGSLFMLLYSVMQFLWSGQFDMNRVLALTGIIAVVFLLRILIYSYGYTKAQIGGAEVSKNIRLFMGDHLKRIPLSRFTQGQTGDYINTITSDVNNYEKILTHKVGDLAKNFALSLMLIVFVVTLYVPAGIILLIADLLLIPGLWLSFRMVRKYGKEKNDICAENVSSIVEYVSGIQTFRAYGVGGMKNKTVINAMREFCRISFIYEAKVLPIGAGFGILSWLSCPLVIWLSYAPWIAGTLNTVDYLLICMLPLFCAKLANSIFVDLTSYKNLMISKNKILGVMNEPEETGSMEPLHTATHEITFDNVDFAYVPGEPVLKHATFTVPDQKLTAIVGDSGSGKSTILNLIAKYYEATSGTISIGGKPINHIAAERVLEQVSMVDQDVFLFDDTIRDNIRHARPNATDTEIEAACREANCDSFIRKMEKGYDTPTGENGNLLSGGERQRISIARAILKNSPILLLDEATASLDIENELAVKQAIANLLKEKKTVVMIAHTLSIVKNADQILVMGDGRIAESGTHEELLAKGGKYAAMWNAEQKISA